GGATACTGCTTTTACATGGTTGCTATAATTTATTGCTGGCTTCTTGCCTACTTACGAAAGTCCTCGCGGACTTTCTTGGTCGGTAATTATTTACTAAATTAGTTGCTGAAACCACGCAACAAACCATATACAAACACGTTGGCAACAAGCATGACCCGTCCTGAATATAGGCTACATAATTTTAAACATTATGTATAAAAATGACAAAGTAATTAGACGGTATTCAGAACCTTTTAAACTAAAAATTCTGGATGAACTTAGTAAAGGTAAGCACACAAAGAGCGAACTTTGTAAACTCTATTCTATTGCACCTACAACGGTCAATGAGTGGATTAAAAAGTATAATCGTAAAGACTTAATGAACACCAGAGTAAAAGTGGAAACAAAAGACGAAATATCTAGAATTAAAGCACTACAAAAAGAGAATGAAAAGCTTAAAAAGCTTCTACTTAAAAAGGATCTGGATGCTATGGTAGAAGAATCTTACCTTGAAGTAGCAGCTGAAAAACTAGGCTATAAAAATGTTCAGCAACTTAAAAAAAAACTCAATATCTAGCATTTATTAAAACTAGAAATAGAGCTAAGGGATTTGCTTCTTTATCTACTATAGCAAGTTGTTTTGGACTTAAACGTGATGCGTATTATAAATACAAATCTAGAGCTGATATGCGTTTAAAAATAGAACAACAGATTATTGAAATTGTTAGAAAAAGACGTAAATCCCTTCCTAGAGAAGGTGTTCGAAAACTCACTAAATCATTAGATAACGAGTTTACAAAAGCCAACCTTAAAGTAGGTAGAGATACACTATTTAATGTCCTTAGAAAACACCAAATGCTAACACTTAGAAAGAAAACTAGTGCCAGAACAACCAACTCTTATCATCGGTTTTACAAGTACAATAACATTATAAAAGATATGGAAGTTACTAAACCAAATCAAGTCTGGGTCTCTGATATTACATATATTAGAACTGTAAAAGGCTTTTGTTACTTGGCTTTGATAACAGATATGCATTCCAGGAAAATTGTTGGGTATGACATAAGTGATAGCTTGGAATTAAAAGGTTGTGTAAGAGCTCTTAATAAAGCCATCTATCAAGCTAAAAACATTAAACAGCTTATTCATCATTCCGACAGAGGAATACAATATTGTAGCAATGTATACACACAAATACTCAAAAGAAAAAAGATAGATATTAGTATGACTGAAGAAAATCATTGTTACGAAAACGCAATGGCAGAACGTGTAAACGGAATTTTAAAAGACGAATTTTACTTAGACCAAACCTTTGATAACGTGGAACACGCAAAGAGAGCTGCAAAAAATGCAATTAATTTATACAACGAAATAAGATTACACTTATCTTTAGACTATAAAACACCAAATATGGTATATAAATTATCAGCTTAAATTAATTATTAACCTGTAGCCATATTTCAGGACTAGACAGCAAAAAAATGGAGAGAAAAGAATTTGAGTTAATTTTTGGCATTTTAAGTTTATTAGTTTCTATCATTTGGGGTTATTACAAAATAAAAGATTGGAACAGAATGAAAAAAGATAACCATATCAGGAAGTCTTATAGTATACAAATAATCGGCGGCCTTATTGTCTTTTTTATGATAGGAATTGTTGGAATTTATAGATATTTCTCTTAATCAAATGAGTGTTGAACAAATT
The nucleotide sequence above comes from Aureibaculum algae. Encoded proteins:
- a CDS encoding IS3 family transposase, encoding MKTRNRAKGFASLSTIASCFGLKRDAYYKYKSRADMRLKIEQQIIEIVRKRRKSLPREGVRKLTKSLDNEFTKANLKVGRDTLFNVLRKHQMLTLRKKTSARTTNSYHRFYKYNNIIKDMEVTKPNQVWVSDITYIRTVKGFCYLALITDMHSRKIVGYDISDSLELKGCVRALNKAIYQAKNIKQLIHHSDRGIQYCSNVYTQILKRKKIDISMTEENHCYENAMAERVNGILKDEFYLDQTFDNVEHAKRAAKNAINLYNEIRLHLSLDYKTPNMVYKLSA
- a CDS encoding transposase, which gives rise to MYKNDKVIRRYSEPFKLKILDELSKGKHTKSELCKLYSIAPTTVNEWIKKYNRKDLMNTRVKVETKDEISRIKALQKENEKLKKLLLKKDLDAMVEESYLEVAAEKLGYKNVQQLKKKLNI